The genomic region TAATATCCAATCAAATAATATCCAATCAAATTATATTCAATCAAGAAAATCACGAAATTTAGAAGAGGCAGAAATTATTTTCTCAAGTGAGACACGttttaataattacaataaaaaaaaagtatattatTTAGATGAGGAAGCCCatgaattattttctaataaaaatt from Plasmodium reichenowi strain SY57 chromosome Unknown, whole genome shotgun sequence harbors:
- a CDS encoding DnaJ protein, putative, which encodes NIQSNNIQSNYIQSRKSRNLEEAEIIFSSETRFNNYNKKKVYYLDEEAHELFSNKNCKQKDNNNDNAYGGCSRSRSSCVDTKYYDILNVKPYASFKEIK